The genomic interval AACAACCCTACGATCGTATTCGTACCAGTATGGCCAAATTTACGCCGTGTTCAGATTGCCAAGCGGACTATAACACCCCAGAAAATAGACGGTTTCATTCTCAAACACTGGCCTGTTCTCATTGTGGCCCTCAATTATTTCAGCTGACCCCCTCCGCTACGTTACTAGCAACAACGCTAACAACGATTATTCATTCTTTAAAACAAGGAAAAATAATTGCCTTAAAAGGCGTTGGTGGTTTTCAACTCATCGTTGATGCGACTAATGACGAGGCGGTTAAACGCCTACGATTAAAAAAACAACGCCCTCATAAACCGTTTGCCTTATTAGTTGAAACGCTCGCAGAGGCCGAATCACTGTGTCACCTCAATGCGATTGAACAACAAACCTTAAGTACTCATCAAGCCCCTATTGTCTTATTAAAACGCCGAAAAAATAGACCGCTTCCTGACTCAATCGCCCCGAATAATTCATTATTAGGTCTTATGTTACCCGCCTCGCCCTTGCATCAGTTACTCGCACATGACTTTAAGCAACCGTTAGTTGTTACGAGTGGCAATCGGTGCGGGGATCCAATCTGTATTAATGATGAGCAAGCATTAATACAATTAACAGGCATTGCGGATTATTTTTTTACCCATAACCGTCCAATTATTCGCCCTTTAGATGATTCTATTGTAAGGGTTATTCATCATCAACCGACGGTTTTTCGACGAGCGCGAGGTTATACGCCCTTCCCTATCACACTCAATAAATCAATTAATCCTCGAATAGCCATGGGGGGGCATCTAAAAAATACGATTGCAATTAGCTTAGGTAACCAACTTATTTTAAGTCAACATCTGGGCGATTTAACCTCCCTAGGTTCACGCAACTTATTTCAACAAACCTTAACCGATATGTGTACCTTTTATGGGGTTGAGCCAACCACCATCATCCACGATTTACATCCTGATTATTACAGTACGCAACATGCACAGGAATCGTCTTTAAAAAAAAGAGCAGTCCCGCATCATCATGCCCATATTTTAGCCTCTATGGCCGAACATGATTTACAGCCTCCTGTATTAGGCTTTGCATGGGATGGCGTTGGTTTAGGGGCAGACAAGACACTTTGGGGGGGCGAATGTTTAGGGATCAATGATAACGGCTTTCAACGGATTGCCCACTTTAAAACCTTTCCTTTAGTCGGCGGCGATAAAGCTGCAAATGAACCCCGCCGAGCTGCATTGGGAATACTGTATAGTCTTTACGGCGATGCTTTATTTAGTCAAACATTTGAATGGCTCTCTATTTTTTCAACCCAAGAATTAAAACTCTTACGCCAAAGCTTGAATAAGCAACTAAATACCCCTCAAACCTCCAGTGTAGGACGACTCTTTGATGCGGTTTCTTCTCTATTAGACGTATGTCATTTCAACCAATTTGAAGGACAGGCTGCCATATTATTAGAACAATTGGCAGCCCGTTCTAAAACAAGCCGATGTTATCCATTTATATTGCAACAGAGCGAGCCTATTATCATTGATTGGCATCCCTTAATTTTGGGCATTATTGCAGATAAAGGCCAAGTAAGTCGGGCTGATATTGCGGCTAAATTTCACAACACCCTAGCTGAAATAAGTTTAGCAATAGTAAAGCCTTTGTCATATCAAACGATTGTTTTAAATGGCGGTTGCTTTCAAAATGCCTTACTAACCGAATCGTGTATCACAAAATTAGAAAACGAAAAGTTTTGTGTTTATACCGCTCAAAAAATTCCGCCTAACGATGGTGGCTTGGCATTAGGGCAGTTATTTATTTAAATTTTATACTTAAATTCACATCTTGTTAAAGCGATTTACCGAGACCCACATAAAAACTATTCTTTAACATAAGGTTTACTTGTATCTACTTTAAATTTCAGGGTAAAACAAATATCAGACCTGCAAACTTTGCGCTTTTTGAGCGATAAGATTCGCCATAGACGGCATTTTGAATTCACCACTAACTCGGTCATAAACATAATCATAAAAACTCACGGCTAGTTTTTTAGCCGTTTCAGCAAGACTCATAAAACTGTCTTTGATTTTCGTGCCTTTCTCATTTCGAGTCTGGAAGCTTATGTCTCGCGCACGCGCTTGTCTTCTTGCGCCAAGTTCGGCTGCATTGTTATGGAGTGGTAATTGTGGAAGCTCCAAAACTCGCAATAATTCAGTCTTTTTCGCCAGTGTTTTGGCGATGCGATCATTGAGGTCTTCATAATCGCTTGTGGTTGCAAACAATTCATCAAATCGCGTTAACAACCATGCCTTTTTATCGGGGCAGGGATTTTTTTGATAGTTAAGCAACTCCTTATAATACTCCCAATAGAGCCCTCGAAAATCGGCTAATGCTTGCTGATGTATTTCCAGAATTGGACGGAGTTTTTTGTAGTGGCGAGCATCGTGAACCCAGCATAACCCCAAATGTTCCGTCAGTAATTTGAATTGCGGCGCATCGTCTGCAAGCAAGGTTTCAATAACAGGAAAATCCGTTTGTTGCTGATAATAGGCAATGGCGCAAGCTTCGGTGACATGCGTTGCCTGTCTTACGCCTAAGGTATTTAAGATCGCTAAGTGCAACTTAAATTGCGCTTCATTCATCACTGTATTGACAGGTATTTGAGCATCAACTTTTGCCCGTGCTTTATCAGCTAACTTGAACTCGTCAAGCAAGGATTGAGCCTGTTGATTGTAGATATAATGGCGTGGCGCATAATCGGTCAGCACGTCCAGAACCGATAAACGGTTTTTGTGTTTGGTGGTGAAATAAGCGGTAAACAAGTCATTGCAGACCACCTGACAATAGTGGTTATCACCGTTGACTCGCGCACTGGTATCATCAATCTGTCCATAATCACTGTTGAGAATGCCGCTGCGATAAAGTTCGCTTTTTTCCTGATGCGCCCAGTCATAACCGCCTGTCCATTGCTGAGAAACATAAGTCGGCGAGACCACAATGCCAATATTTTCAAAAAAACCGACCATGGGTTTTTCGGTCACGCCCATCATCTTAAGTATGGGAATCAAGCTACGAATTCCAATACCAAATTCGCCCTGACCTCGAACGCCTTCAGGCAATTGGGCGCGGTAATACTTATTTTCAGAAGGTGAATAAAAAATCTCACGGAGATACTTAATATTATTGGTTTTGATGACAATGTCTTGAATCACCACTTCCGCAAAGCCTTTAGATACTAAGTCGCTAGGCAAGCCAGTTTTGTCGAGTAGGCATTTTAGCGTTTGGTCGATTTTAACTCGTGGGATCTTGGGTTTACGGCGGCGTTTTTTCTTATCCGAGTCCGTATTTTCAGTGTCGTTATTAGTTTCTTTTTGCGCGTCAACTTGTGCTTTTTACGTTCGTCTTCGGATGAAATATCATCACCCTTATTATTTTTATTGGGTTTGATATCAGGCTTTCCCTGCTCACCTTTCAAGCGATTAACCTCGTCACGAAGTTGCTGTAATTCAGTTTCTAAAGACAATTTATCACTGGCTAAGCGTTCAATAAGATTGAATATTTTTTTGACAATATCCTGCGCTTCGCTACTTTCCATTTGAGCGATTGCTTGATAAATGGCGTTAGTTTCAGCCTGTAGGTCGTGGATATTCAAAGTATGTAACTATTCGTTCTTTTATGATATGTTGTCAAATCTATTTTAGAAATTTTATCTTTACCCTGAGATTTAAAGTAGATACGTATTTATTTTAGGAAAAATTTATATTTCAGCGGCCTATTCGGTTATTTTTCTTGTGAATACAGGTACAGAAAGTATTGCTTAGTCGCTTAGGTTTTTATGAAAAACTCGTGAGTGTTAAGGGGGATAGATTTCTGTCGCATAGAAATCTCTAAAATATAAATAAATCAAACACAGATTCTCTTGAGCTCTTTAAATAAATATTAGAAATCATAATCAAAAAATTTACGATGGAAATATTGATTTAGAGGTTTAGTTTGATGTTGTTAATGTAGATTATGATTGTTTACTAGAGAGATTGAATTGGAATAATGGGCTATCAACTTAAGACGGAACAAGTTGAGGTTAAGCCTTGCGCCGTAGTGTTCCACCTTAAGTTAGTAGCCTTTTTTTGTGTTGTCTATACCAATCGCGGAAAGGTTCGCTGCATTATTAGTTTATGAAAAACAAATAAACGGGAGTTAAAATACTATGGATAAAATTTTATTGAACTATGTTGAAAATAATCAATAAACTAAGTGGCTTGTAGATTTTAAAAAGATAGGGTTTCGTAAGGGTCAACCCAGCTTAGGAATAAGGGGTTATTAGATCATTAGATAGACTGAAGCGTCATTTTTTAGCGGCTTATTTATAGAGTTTCGATGTTGATGTGGAATGTAGCGAGTAACTCACAAAATACGTAAGTATTGAGCTATTTTTTTAATGCAGTCTATTTGGCAACATTACGTTTATAACTCAACACAAACGAATTAATTTTAAATTTATTTCTTTATAAATTGATAAATATCGCCAAATCTAGCTTTCAATATCATAATTTTATCTTCTTTTTTGACCAAAGTGAATTTATCAAATTTTCCTGCTCTGCCTAAAATAGAAATTTTTAATTTACCCGCTTCAATTTCATAATTTACAGGTGATTGGTCATAATAACCCCCTTCTCGAGCAATATGTGTAATGGTAACTTTACCATCATTTTTGAAGATCCATGTATCTTCCCGTTTTACTGTTTTTTCTGCGTCCTCAGATTTTTTAGTGTATTCCAAAGCCCATGAACCCTGAATATTTTGATTGGTTAGTGATGTACTTTCGGCAGAGACATGACCGCTGATAAGTAAAGCACTTGATAAAATTGCAGCTACAGTTATTTTTTTCATTTTGTTTATTTAATTAATATTAAGATAACATTAGACTTGTTCTTCTAAATAAAATATATTAAAATCAATTGCTTATATATACTTGATAACATTCACAATCAGTTGATACAGCCTAATAAATAAACTTTAAATTAAATTATTAAAAATAATAAATAAGCTTTATAATAAATTTCTATAAAAAATAAAAATCAAAGTATAACATGAAAATAAAAGAAATTTTACCAAGAATTTATGATGATAGACAGTTAAGAGCTTTAACAGGATTAAAAACAGAACATTTTATTTTACTATTATCTCTATTTGAAAAGACCCTTATTGAAGATCAAAAAGAAAAACATGAAAATAAAGAAAGAAAATACGGTAGTGGTTTAGATAGCACATTAAAAACACCCGCAGACAAATTATTATTTATATTAAATTATATGAAGTGCTATTCTACTTTCGATCACTTAGGGTTTTCTTTTAATATGAATAAATCATGCGCCCATACTCATGTATACAAATTATTTCCAATTTTAATAAAGACGTTAGATATATTTAATGTTTTACCTGCAACAAGTTTTTCAACCCCTGAAGAAATGCAGCAGGCTTTTGGCGGAGTTCAAACATTGATAATAGATGCTACAGAGCGTGCTGTACAACGCCCTAGTGACTATGAAGAACAAAATGAATTTTACAGTGGTAAAAAAACAGCATACAATTAAAAATACCACTATAGCTTCTTTAGGTCATTTAATTTTATATATTGGGGTTAGTTTTCCAGGTAAAAATCATGATTATGGAATGTTTAAAAAGAATTTAATCCAGAATTAAATTGGTTTAGTAATTTTAATATATTTATTGATTTAGGTTATTTGGGGTTTAATAATGAATATAAAACTAATTCGGTAAATATTCCTCATAAAAAACCAAATAAATCTAAGCATAATCCAAACCCAACATTAACAGAAAATCAAAAAAAAGAAAACAAAGAGATGAGTCGTGAAAGAGTCATTGTTGAGCATGTAATCGGTGGAATGAAAAGATATAGATGCCTAGTTGACAAGTTTAGAAATAAAAAAGAAGGTGTAAAAGATTTATTTTCTTTTTTAGCGGCTATCCTATGGAATTTTAACATGATATATTAACTTCTTCTTAAAGAACAAGTCTATTATATAACACCTGTTCTTTAAAGCTTACCTAAACTTACTCACATAAGTTGAGTGTTGTGTTTTATCCCGTTTCTAGCTTTACTTAGTAAGCTAAGCCAGAACTTGAAAGACAATAAGCTAACCCCGTAGAACCGATGGTTTAAAAGCACGAAAGACAAGAAACATTTATATTAAAATATAGCGTTCAACCCCTTTATTTGTTATGCTTTCAACCAATTATATCGAGTTATAAATGAAAATTACAGAACCGTTTATAGCGCATTACCCTTAAGGCAATATCATGAAATTATTAATACGAAACCTTGCACGTACTACGACAGAAAACGTACTTAGAGACATTTTTGAAGCGTATGGCACCGTACAATCCTGCTCTTTAGTTATGGACAAAGACACGAGGCAATCTAAATGTTTTGGTTTTATCGAAATGCCTAAAGTGGGTGAAGCAAAAGCGGCGATAAAAAATATTAACAATAAAGAACTTGAGGGAAGCAAAATTCGTGTGAAAAAAGCAGAACCTGTTTCCAACAAAAATACGGCTAAAATAAAAGACGATGCGTGATAAGTCTGTTCAAGACCCACTGCACGGCGTGACATTAAAAACCATTGTTACCCAGCTCATGGAGGAATATGGCTGGGAAGAATTGGCTAATCGTATTAATATTAAATGTTTTTCCAATAATCCCAGTATTAATTCGAGTCTTAAGTTTTTACGCAAAACTCCGTGGGCTCGGCAAAAAGTTGAGGAGCTTTATTTACATAATAAATGGGGGCTACCAACTTAAGACGGGACATCCAGTAAAATCAACTACTGCACGATTGTTGATTTTCCTCACTTTGTAAATATTGGGGATTTAAAACTGTCCCGCCTTAAGTTGGTAGCCGTTATAACCCATAGCCCTCATTTATTCTAAAAAACCTTCCCCTTCGATGAAAAACATAACTAATAACAATCGCTTTGAATTAACCGAACGCTGCAATAATGATAAAAAAAAATGGAAAATCGTTCACCCTTGGGATGGACGGTTCATCCCCTTGTCATCCGAAGAACTGTTCAAAGAAGCTAAAAAATTAGTCAAACTCTTAGACACATCAAATGCTGATTATATTGTCGGCTTTGCAGAAGGCGGGTTAATTCCAGCCTTTGCGGTTTCAATGGTTTGTGACCTCCCTTTAATTGGCTCTTATCGCGTAAGATGTAAACGCGAACATGAAATGACCTTCACGGAACCTCATTCTGAACGCCCCAACCATTTCATCTACGGTTTGAAACCTAATGATCGTATTATTATTATTGAAGATGAAATTACAACAGGAAATACGTTGATTAACGCAATGGAATGTTTCCAACAGCATGGGGTTGACGTGGTGGATATAGGGACTTTTATTTTAGTTGAAACACCCGAGTCTAAATTGCCTCAAGTAAAAACGAATTGGGATCGTGAGGTTAAATATTTATATTCTTTAGAGGAAGCCTCATTGCCGCATTAAAGCCCATTGCACATGTTCGCTCACTAATTCAGAATGATGTTGTTTCTCTAACAAGGCCGCTTTAGTTATCATCGACGGTTTAGCATTGCCTAACGCAACCGCAATATTACGCAACCAATGTTGATAGCCAATACGCCGAATCGCCGAGCCTTCCATTTTTTTTAAAAATTCGGTTTCGCTCCAGCTAAACGCCTCAACGAGTTGCAAACTATTTAGATTATGACGGGGATTAAAATCGGCTTCTGAGGATAATTTTGCAAAACGATTCCAAGGACAAATAAGCTGACAATCATCACACCCATAAATACGATTACCGATTAAAGGGCGTAATTTTTCAGGAATAGATCCCTTTAATTCAATGGTTAAATAAGAAACACAACGCCGTGCATCCACTTGATAAGGCGCAATAATGGCTTGAGTCGGACAAATATCAAGACAGGCAACACAATGACCACAATGTGAACTGACTTTGCTATCAACAGGTAACGGTAAGTCGGTATAGATTTCACCTAAAAAAAACCATGAACCTGCTTGACGGTTAATTAAATTAGAATGCTTTCCAATCCAACCGAGGCCTGCTTTTTCCGCAATGGCCTTTTCTAAGACAGGCGCACTGTCAACAAAGGCACGATAACCAAAAGGGCCTATTTTCGCCTCTATTTGAGTGGCTAATTTTTGTAAACGCTGGCGTAACAATTTATGATAATCGCGTCCTAACGCATAGCGTGAAATAAAGGCCGTTAGCGGTTGGTTTAAGTGATGCTGTATCATTTTTGGGTTTTCAGGTAAATAATCCATCCGTACCGAAATAATCCGCTGGGTTCCTGATTCCAATAAGGCAGGGCGACTCCGCTTTAAGCCGTGTTTACTCATATAACCCATTTCACCCTGAAACTCGTTGGCCAACCATTGCTGCAAATGCTTTTCAGCCGTTGATAAATCTATATCGCTAATCCCTATTTGCTGAAATCCTAAAGCATGTCCCCATTGTTTAATTAATAAGGTCAGCGACTCAAATTCGTCTGTAGTTTCAATCATCATAAAGTGCCGCCGTAAGCTAATAAATACCGCTAATAACAATAAACAATGTCATAATAAAGCAAGTAATGTTATAAAAATAAAAGGAAGAAATAAAATCATGGCCACTCAAGACCAAACTAAACTAAAAGATGCGGGTATTCAGCAACTTAGTATTAATTATAATACAGCCGAAGATAGGTTGTTATTTAAAATTGGACTCTCTAATGATTGTGAACTTAATGCGTGGCTAACACGTCGTATTGCCCAATCATTAGCGACATTACTCAATAAAACCTCATTAAAAAATACAACGATGGATCATAAATTACCCACTAATAAAAGTTTGCAATTAGAGTCACAGATTACACCCGAACTGTCTAAAAATACGCTCAGTAAAAATTTAGATTTTGCAACCAAATATCAACCTAGAAAACCCATTTATAGTGAGCAAGTTTTTTTAATTAATCGGTGTGACCTTTTAAATTATAATCAAGACTCAATGGCTTTAGAGTTAACCTGCACCAATAAACAAAGCATAAAACTTGCCTTAAACGAAGAATTACTTATGGCTTTAACCAATATGTTACAAATCGCTGCTCGTCAAGCAAACTGGGATATTGTCATAGCCGATTCTTTTTTTATGCAAAATCCTGCAAATACAAGTCATTTATTACATTAAGTTATTTTTATAAACAAGGATTTTTATGGACCCTTTTAATAGCACTAAACAACAAATTCGTTCTGTTATTGAATGGAAAAACCCACATCCTGAGAGTCTTTTTAGCCAATGGACTGATCGGGGCGATGAAATTAAAAAGGCCACCAAACTCATTATTAGTTCGGGACAAGGCTGTATTTTTGTTTATAAAGGAAACGTAAAAGCGGTGATGACTCAACCGTGTCATGTTGACTTACAACAAGATAACCTCTCCTTTTGGACAACGATTAATCACTTTATGCAATTTTTTGAAAGTGAGCATGACGTGGGCCTTTATTTTTTTAAAACCAGTACGCTATTAAATCAAAAATGGGGAACAACATCTGTAATTAACTATAAAGATCCTCAGTATAAAATTCCTATTGGATTACATGCTTTTGGAAATTATAGCTACCGCATTACAGATCCTAATAATTTTTTTACGTACATTATCGGGATACACAGTGATTTTTTTACCGATGATTTTAAAGCAATGATAGCCTCACGAATCATTTATCCTATTTCAAATTTTTTGGCGGAAAGTCGTTTTAGTTATACGGATATTGATGCCAATCATACTGAAATTGCCAAAGAATTAAGTCATAAACTCATTGAGACTTTTGCAAAATTAGGCTTTAAAATAACGGATTTTTATATTGAAGGAACCAGTTTTGATGATAAAACGTTAAAGCAAATTAATCGTATTGCGGAGATAGCCGAAGAAGCTCACGCGGCAGAATTGGTAAGCTTAGATTATGCAAGCATTTTACAGTTAGAAGATCTTCGTGATGCGGCGCGTAATGAAACGGGGTTGGCTGGAATGGGGGTAGGTTTAGGGGCAGATATTGGTTTAGGTGAATCGGTCGCCCAGAAATTTCATTCTCAACAATACTATACAACGCCTGTTCTGGATGATTCTATGATAAAACTTGAAAAATTAAAAAAAATGGTGACCGCCGAATTAATTACCGAAGATGAATATAAAGCTAAAAAACAGCAAATTTTAGAAGACTTTTAAGCAGGAGAAAGGATGTAAATTAAGGACTATTTACCGCTTATAGACATCTCAACGCATCGGGCAAAAAAAACTCACTCACTAATAAAGGCTGTTGCTGAATGGCATAAACCGTTCGTCGTCCGTAAATAACAGGCTCAAGCGTCAATTGCTGTTGTAATGCCTCACTCCAAAGTTTAGTTTTTATACAGCAAATATTCATATCTAAACGCTCTAAATGAGGATAAGAAAAAATAACCTCGCCTAATGGACGCGTCCCTAAATGGGATAAATTACGTTTAGCTATTTGAATCGTACGTTTAGGTAAAATAGTTCGCGCTAAAATTAAAGGTTTATCATCGGCATAAAGCAAGACTTCTCGAATCAAACTGTAACGCGGATAGCGTAAATGTAAGTGTTGCGCTTCACTTAAAAAAGGCGTTTTCCATTGATGAAATAAAATTTTCACTTTCACCGCATCACCATAAAAACAGCGGAGTCGTTGGGTGAGTGAGTGAGCTTCATAGGCCCAAGATTGTACCTTTAAGGGTAATTGTTGACGTATCTGTGAATGATTGGGTTTCCAGTTGGGTTCATCGTTAAATAGAAAACTGTTTGTTCGCAAAATTAAATCTCAGCTTAATCAATAAAAATTTCCCCGCCAACTTTAGATAGGTCATCGCTTGATAACGATGATTTAAAGGGGAAAACCAGCTTCCACAAAATTTAAGTGAAAGCTGACCAGAATGGAAGTCTATTCTCTTTCTAAAAAGAAAAACAAATATTTACATTTTAAAACCATGCTGTTTTTTTCTTGCTGAACAACCCGACATGTTTCATATTTTTCACGTCCTGGTGTGCTTTGCTTTTTAATAACGCCCTCTTCCACGCTGTATTTAAGTTTAATTGACATTTTACCTGTTCTGGAACGGGTATCTGTTGCAGATGTCAATATGGTTCCATCCTTTTTAAAATTCCAACGAATATTCACCTTTTTCTTTTCTTTATGCAGTGCGGGTGATTCGTAGTTTAACTTCCATTTTCCAAGGATAGACGAATTGTCTTCAAGTTTAATATCCTCTGCGGCTTGAGCAAAAGACGCGCTCATTAACAAGGCCAGTAAAGGCAATAATATTTTAGATTTTTTCATAATTTCAATCCTTCATTTAATTTATGAGAGTACACCAACCAGATTATAGCAATTAATCGCATTTTATGAATTTAAAAGTGGGGGTTAAAATGGATTGTTGATAAAATTTAACGTAATCCACCGCGTATTTTTATTTTTCAATAGCGGTTATGGGTTAATTGGAGTATACTCTAAAGGTTCCATTTAAGGGGGCGACTTGGCTTCGACGCGGGTAGCAAAACCTTGAGTGCATGTCAAGCACAGTACCGCTTGTAAAACCTACTGAAATTAAGTATTCGCAAATGACGAAAACTACTCAATGGCTTTAGCAGCTTAAACACTGCTTCCATTCCTTTGGCCGTATGTGCTTATGCGTGCGGGTTCTCACGAACATCCAGAGGTCATCTACATAAGATCGCGGCAAGGCTTAGTTCGGAGCTGGAAGCGTTAAATCCAATCGAAATCGCTGATTATTTTCTTGGCTCGTCGGGTAACAATCAGTTAAATCAAAGCGCGAGATAAACATGTAGAGCTTATGGCAGAGTGCTTGCGGACGCGGGTTCAATTCCCGCCGCCTCCACCAATTAACCAATTGATTTAAAAGGATTTAATCAATTTTGGTTTTAAAAATGGCTGTGAATGTGGCTGTTTTTGGCAGACTTCGTATAAAAATAGTCATCCACAACCTCTTTTCGTTATTTTTAAGCCATATTTCACTTGGCTTTCTTTGCATTATCAGGGCTATTTCTATCCTAATTCGCCTAGTTCCCTGCCCTTTAATTGCTTCATAAACCAATTGCCTTGAAACTTTGTTATTTTTGGCAAAAGTGGTAATTTTTATATGTTTTTTATATAAGCTAGTGTATTCATACATTTATCCAATGCCCCGTTCTTTTACACGTTCGTTTGTATAGGCATTAAGTTTGTTTGCCCCCGCCATAAACTTCCATAATAAATAATCCACAAAAATATCATGATGAGAAGCGTGGTTGGCCGCCTAATTTGTCCTGGTGATGGTTATCATGTCCATAAACCAGTTAACCCAGATGATTTCAAAAAAATCGATGATATTAGTAAAGCGGCAACAGACCTTCCCCCACCTTTAAACAGGGATAGTTCGCAAACGGTAGAAATAAAGCTGACGGCAACAGAAGTTATTTCTGATGTCGCCCCACTGATACCTTTTCATTACTGGACTTTTCATAACACGGTTCCCGGTCCTTTTTTAAGAGTTCGTGTTGGCGATACGATTAAATTAACCCTGCATAATGATAAAACCAGTACTCATAATCACTCCATTGATTTACATGCCGTAACAGGTTCGGGCGGGGGTGCGCCATTGACTGAGGTTGAACCTGGGGAGACTAAGACCATGCAGTTTAAGGCACTTAATCCCGGTCTTTTTATTTATCACTGCGCCTCTGGAAATGCGCCCATGCATATTGCAATGGGAATGTATGGGATGATATTGGTTGAGCCAGAAGCTGGGCTTTCTCCTGTGGATAAGGAATTTTATATTATGCAAGGGGAGCTATATACCAAAGGCATGTTAGGGCAACGAGGTTACCAAGATTTTGATAGTAAGAAAATGCTGAATGAACAACCTGAATATATCTTTTTTAATGGCCGTCCTTGGTTGAAAAAGGTGAATTGACTGCGAAAGTGGGTGAACGAATTCGTTTATTTATGGGGAATGGTGGGGTGAGTAAAATATCTTCTTTTCATTGGATTGGGGAAATTTTTGATTCTGTTTACCCAGAAGCATCTACATCAAAACCGTTGGAAAATGTTCAAACCACATTAGTTCCTGTCGGAGGAGCGACAATGGTTGAGTTGCAATTAGATGTTCCAGGAAACTATGAAACTATATTCTTGTTGACCATGCTTTAAGTCGTGTCGATAGAGGGGCTTGGGGTATTTTGAATGTTACGGGTAAAAAAGATAACGCTATTTATTCACAAGTGAAATAAACAATCGATTTG from Methylococcales bacterium carries:
- a CDS encoding transposase family protein, which encodes MKIKEILPRIYDDRQLRALTGLKTEHFILLLSLFEKTLIEDQKEKHENKERKYGSGLDSTLKTPADKLLFILNYMKCYSTFDHLGFSFNMNKSCAHTHVYKLFPILIKTLDIFNVLPATSFSTPEEMQQAFGGVQTLIIDATERAVQRPSDYEEQNEFYSGKKTAYN
- the queG gene encoding tRNA epoxyqueuosine(34) reductase QueG; the protein is MIETTDEFESLTLLIKQWGHALGFQQIGISDIDLSTAEKHLQQWLANEFQGEMGYMSKHGLKRSRPALLESGTQRIISVRMDYLPENPKMIQHHLNQPLTAFISRYALGRDYHKLLRQRLQKLATQIEAKIGPFGYRAFVDSAPVLEKAIAEKAGLGWIGKHSNLINRQAGSWFFLGEIYTDLPLPVDSKVSSHCGHCVACLDICPTQAIIAPYQVDARRCVSYLTIELKGSIPEKLRPLIGNRIYGCDDCQLICPWNRFAKLSSEADFNPRHNLNSLQLVEAFSWSETEFLKKMEGSAIRRIGYQHWLRNIAVALGNAKPSMITKAALLEKQHHSELVSEHVQWALMRQ
- a CDS encoding transposase is translated as MPSDLVSKGFAEVVIQDIVIKTNNIKYLREIFYSPSENKYYRAQLPEGVRGQGEFGIGIRSLIPILKMMGVTEKPMVGFFENIGIVVSPTYVSQQWTGGYDWAHQEKSELYRSGILNSDYGQIDDTSARVNGDNHYCQVVCNDLFTAYFTTKHKNRLSVLDVLTDYAPRHYIYNQQAQSLLDEFKLADKARAKVDAQIPVNTVMNEAQFKLHLAILNTLGVRQATHVTEACAIAYYQQQTDFPVIETLLADDAPQFKLLTEHLGLCWVHDARHYKKLRPILEIHQQALADFRGLYWEYYKELLNYQKNPCPDKKAWLLTRFDELFATTSDYEDLNDRIAKTLAKKTELLRVLELPQLPLHNNAAELGARRQARARDISFQTRNEKGTKIKDSFMSLAETAKKLAVSFYDYVYDRVSGEFKMPSMANLIAQKAQSLQV
- a CDS encoding VF530 family protein, which produces MRDKSVQDPLHGVTLKTIVTQLMEEYGWEELANRINIKCFSNNPSINSSLKFLRKTPWARQKVEELYLHNKWGLPT
- the hypF gene encoding carbamoyltransferase HypF yields the protein MSIKQLQITFKGLVQGVGFRPFIYRLATDYQQKGWVANSSEGVTLVIEGDSIQQNDFLTALPNQLPPFATLENVSIQSQARTYFKTFEIRLSAITQQKSAFVLPDISPCQACRVDLLNPHSRFYRYPFTSCCYCGPRYSIMKQQPYDRIRTSMAKFTPCSDCQADYNTPENRRFHSQTLACSHCGPQLFQLTPSATLLATTLTTIIHSLKQGKIIALKGVGGFQLIVDATNDEAVKRLRLKKQRPHKPFALLVETLAEAESLCHLNAIEQQTLSTHQAPIVLLKRRKNRPLPDSIAPNNSLLGLMLPASPLHQLLAHDFKQPLVVTSGNRCGDPICINDEQALIQLTGIADYFFTHNRPIIRPLDDSIVRVIHHQPTVFRRARGYTPFPITLNKSINPRIAMGGHLKNTIAISLGNQLILSQHLGDLTSLGSRNLFQQTLTDMCTFYGVEPTTIIHDLHPDYYSTQHAQESSLKKRAVPHHHAHILASMAEHDLQPPVLGFAWDGVGLGADKTLWGGECLGINDNGFQRIAHFKTFPLVGGDKAANEPRRAALGILYSLYGDALFSQTFEWLSIFSTQELKLLRQSLNKQLNTPQTSSVGRLFDAVSSLLDVCHFNQFEGQAAILLEQLAARSKTSRCYPFILQQSEPIIIDWHPLILGIIADKGQVSRADIAAKFHNTLAEISLAIVKPLSYQTIVLNGGCFQNALLTESCITKLENEKFCVYTAQKIPPNDGGLALGQLFI
- a CDS encoding transposase family protein, with protein sequence MGFNNEYKTNSVNIPHKKPNKSKHNPNPTLTENQKKENKEMSRERVIVEHVIGGMKRYRCLVDKFRNKKEGVKDLFSFLAAILWNFNMIY
- a CDS encoding RNA-binding protein, whose protein sequence is MKLLIRNLARTTTENVLRDIFEAYGTVQSCSLVMDKDTRQSKCFGFIEMPKVGEAKAAIKNINNKELEGSKIRVKKAEPVSNKNTAKIKDDA
- a CDS encoding phosphoribosyltransferase domain-containing protein; translated protein: MKNITNNNRFELTERCNNDKKKWKIVHPWDGRFIPLSSEELFKEAKKLVKLLDTSNADYIVGFAEGGLIPAFAVSMVCDLPLIGSYRVRCKREHEMTFTEPHSERPNHFIYGLKPNDRIIIIEDEITTGNTLINAMECFQQHGVDVVDIGTFILVETPESKLPQVKTNWDREVKYLYSLEEASLPH